GTGATCCGCGACCCCGCCTGAGGCGCCCAACCCCGTTCACGCCAGGTGCGCGTTGGCTTGGGGGTCCACCTCAGGAGCCGCCCATGAACCGACACACCCTGGCCACCGCACTGGCCGCCACCCTGCTGCTCGCGGCCTGCCAGTCGGCGAAGCACGAGGCGGCCGCGCCCTCGGCACCCCCGGTGATCTTCGATGCGCCTGCCCCGACTACGGCGATGGAGAGCGGGCAGCAGCGGGCCATGGCGGCCGACGCGATGGCCCGCGAGCGCGTCGAGCGCACCGCGGCGGCGGCACAGCGCGCGTACATGCCGTCTCCGCCCCCTGCACCGCCGATGTACGCCCCCCCGCCCGCCAACACAGAGCAGTACGCCGCACGCACCGACAACCCGGTGCAGCGCGTGTCCGAGCAGCCGGTGTCGACCTTCTCGGTGGACGTCGACACCGGCAGCTACAGCAACGTGCGCCGCATGCTGCGCCGGGGCGTGCGCCCGCCGGCGGACGCGGTGCGCGCCGAGGAGTTCATCAACTACTTCCGTCATGGCCATGCGGCTCCGGCCAGTCGCGACGTGCCCTTCCGCGCGACCATCGAGATCGCCCCGGCACCGTGGAACCCGAAGCGCCACCTGATGATGGTCGGCCTGAAGGGCTATGACGTGCCGAAGGCGGAGCTGCCTCCCGCCAACCTGGTGTTCCTGGTCGACACCTCCGGCTCGATGCATTCCGAAGACAAGCTGCCGCTGCTGAAGCAGGCATTCGCGGCGCTGGCCGCGCAGCTGCGTGCGCAGGACAGGGTGTCGATCGTGGCCTACGCCGGCTCCGCCGGCCTGGTGCTGCCGCCGACGCCCGGCAACCGCCAGGGCGAGATCATCGCCGCGCTGGAGCGCCTGCAGGCCGGCGGCAGCACCAACGGCGGCGAAGGCATCACGCTCGCCTATGCGATGGCGCGCCAGGGCTTCGTGGCCGGCGGCGCCAACCGCGTGATCCTGGCCACCGACGGCGACTTCAACGTCGGCACGGTCGACCGCGCGGCGCTGGAGACGCTGGTCGGCGACCAGCGCAAGTCCGGCATCGCGCTGACCACGCTCGGCTTCGGCCAGGGCAACTACAACGACGCGATGGCCGAGCGCCTGGCCGATGTCGGCGACGGCAACCACGCCTACATCGACACCGTGCTCGAGGCCCGCAAGGTGCTGGTGGAGGAGATGTCGGCGACGCTGCTGACCATCGCGCGCGACGTCAAGGTGCAGGTCGAGTTCAACCCGGCGGTGGTCTCCGAGTACCGCCTGGTCGGCTACGAGAACCGCATGCTGCAGCGCGAGGACTTCGCCAACGATCGGGTTGACGCCGGCGACATCGGCGCCGGCCACGAGGTCACCGCGCTGTACGAGGTCACCCTGGTCGGGTCGGGCGCCGAACGCCTGCCGGCGCTGCGCTACGGCGCCACGCAGGCGCAGCCCGCGCGCGGCGACGAACTCGCGCACCTGCGCCTGCGCTACAAGCGCCCGGGCGAGGATGACAGCCGCCTGATCGAGGTGCCCGTGCGTCGCGACGCGATCCGCGCCGAGGCCAGCGCGTCGATGCGCTTCGCGGCCACCGTGGCGGCGTTCGCCGACGCGCTGCGCGGCGGGCGCAATATCGAGGGCTGGGACTGGGATGCCATCGCGCGCAGCGCGCGCGCCAGCCGCGGAGAAGACCGCTGGGGCCTGCGCGCGGAGTTCGCGGAGCTGGTCGAAGCCGGCCGCATCGCCACCGGTGGCGACGTCGCGCGCCCGGCCGACTGAAGCGATGGCCGCGGGCACCGGCCGTCCACGCTCAGCGCGGCCGGTGCCCCGTGGCCGGTGCAGGCAGCGGGCGTCCAAACAGGTAGCCCTGGCCATAGGTGCAGCCGAGCTGCTTGAGCGTCTGTGCCTGCGCGGTGGTTTCCACGCCTTCGCCGACGGTCTGGATGCCCAGCGTGCGCGCAAGCACCAGGATCGCGCGCACCAGCGCCAGGCTCTCGGGATGCATCTCGCCGTCGAGGCCCGCCACGAAGCTCTGGTCGATCTTCAGCGCGTGGATCGGGAAGCGGTGCAGGTACGACAGTGCCGAGAACCCGGTGCCGAAATCGTCGAGCAACGCCAGTACGCCGCGTTCGCGCAGGCTGTTGAGCATGCGCAGCGCGCGCGGCGCGTCGTCGAGCAGCGCGACCTCGGTGATCTCGATGCGCAGCCGCGCGGGGTCGGCGCCGGCGTCGTCGAGCATCTGCAGCAGGCGCTCGGCAAAATTCTCCGAGTGGAAGTGGCGCGGCGAGACGTTGATGGAGACGTGGCCGCGCTGGACGCGGGTCATCCATTCGAACACGCGCCGGTACAGCAGCCAGTCCACCTGCTCGATCAGGCCGCTGTCCTCGCCGACGCCGATGAACTCGGACGGCTGCAGCGGGCCGCGCTGCTCGTGGTTCCAGCGCAGCAGCGCTTCGTGGCCAACGACTTCTCCATTGGACAGGTCGACGATCGGCTGGAAGTACGGCTCGAATGCGTCGGTCAGGATCGCGCGCCGCAGGTCGGCTTCGAGGTCCAGCAGGCGCGTCGCCTCGGCGCGCATGTTCTCGTCGAACAGCTCGCTGCGGTCGCGCCCGCGCGCCTTGGCGCGGTACATCGCCGCGTCGGCATCGCGCAGCAGGTCCTCGCCGTGGCGGTAGCGTGGTTGCCACAGGGCGATGCCGACGCTGGCCGACGGAAACAGCTCGCGCCCGGCGATCCACATCGGCTCGCCCAGCGCGGCGAGGATGCGCGCCGCGACGCCCTGCGCCACGTCGCCGTCGGCGGCGTCGGCCAGCAGCACCGCGAACTCGTCGCCCCCGAGCCGCGCGACCACGTCTCCGTCGCGCAGCATGCTGCCGATGCGCCGGCCGGCTTCCACCAGCATCTCGTCGCCGGCGGCGTGGCCCACGCTGTCGTTGACCAGCTTGAAGCGGTCCAGGTCGAGGAACAGCACCGCGAACGGCCCGCGCGCCTGGCTGCGCGTCTCGGCCACGGCGGTGTCCAGGGATTCCAGCAGGTAGGTGCGGTTGGGCAGGCCGGTGAGGTGGTCGTGGCGCGCCTGGTGGATCAGGCGTTCTTCGGCGCGCAGGCGCTCGCCCACCTGCGCGCGCAGCTCGCGGTTGGCGCTCTCGAGCTCGCGGGTGCGCGCCTCCACGCGCGACTCGAGCTCGGCGTGCGCGGCCTTGAGGTGCTCCTGCGTGCGCTTTCGCGCCAGCGCACCGCCGATGTGGTCGGCGACGAAGGTCAGGAGCCCCTGGTCGCGCCCACTGAAGCCGATGTCGGGCGAATAGCTCTGCACCGCGATCACGCCCACCACCACGCCATCGCGCGACAGCGGCACGCCGAGCCAGCAGTAGGCCAGGCTGCCGTGGTGGCGGAGCTCGCCACTGGCTTCGAGCTCCGCGATCCTGGCGCGGTCGGCAAGCAGCGCGCGGCCGTGTTCGATCACGTACTCGCTCAGCCCCTTGGTCATCCGCCGCCGCCGGCGCACGACGTCGCGTTCGTCGACCGAGTACGGGAACTCGATGTGCTTGCCGTCGGCCGACACCATGGCGATGTAGAAGTTGCGCGCGTACAGCAACTCGCCCACCACGGCGTGGAGGTCGGCGTAGAACCTTTCCACGCTGCCGGCGGTGACGGACAGCTCGCTGATACGGAACAGCGCGCGCTGCAGGCGCTCGGCGCGCTGGCGCTCGACGATCTCCGCCTGCAGCACCTGGTTGGCCCGCTGCAGTTCGCGCGTGCGCGCGTCGACGCGGCGCTCGAGCTCGGCGTGTGCGTGCTTGCGGTCCAGCGCGGTCAGGATGTGCTGGGCCACGAACTCCAGCAGCACGCGGTCCTCGTCGCTGTAGCAATCGGGCTTGTCGTAGCTCTGCACCACGATCGCGCCACTGACGCGGCTGTCGCGGCGCATCGGCACGCCGAGCCAGTCCGCGCTGTCGGGGCCATGGAACTGGTCGCGATCGACGTTGAGCTGGCGGCGGATGCGCGCCGACGGCCCGAGCAGCGGCTGGCCATGGCGCAGCATGGCCACCGTCAGGCTGTTGGGGATGTCGGACAGCGCGATCTCGGTGTCCGGCTCAGCCACCCAGGGATCACGCTGGTCGGCGAAGTACAGGAAGCGGACGGTTTCGCGGACATCGTCGTAGAGCACGATGTAGAAATTCTCGGCCGACATGAGGCCGCCGACCACGCCGTGGATGCGCGCCAGTACGTCCTGCATGTCCAGTCCGGAGCCGGCGACGTCCGCGATCTCGTAGAGCGCCTGCTGCAGGCGTTCGGACTTCTGCAGCGATGCGATGCGCGCTTCGCCCTGGGCCGCCGACAGCGTGGCGGTGACCACGCGCCGCGCCAGCGCCCGCCAGGCGTCGAGCGAGGCGGGCGTGAGCGGTTCGGGCAGCCGTGCGGCGATGGCCAGGGAGGCCCCGCCGCTGCTCCATGCCTCGTCGATCGCCGCGCCGTCGCCGGCGTGCGCTTCACCGCCGGTCAATGCCAGCGCGTGGGCACGCAGCGCCGCCGGCACCCCCTCGACCGCCGACATGCCGACGCCGATGCGCGGATCGCTCCAGCACACCACCACGCCCGACCCGGTGGGCAGCGATTGCGCGAGCACGTCCGCGAGCCCCGCAAGGTCGCCCTCGCGCGGCGTGGCCACTATCGGAAGATCCAGCACTGCCTGCACGCGCGACCTCTCCTCCCACACGAGAACCCTTCAGGAAGAACGCTGAACGCGCCCGCGGCCGGCAAGGCATCCAGGCCGCCCCCCACGACCGGTCCGCGCATGATGCATGGTCGCGCGGCGAGCCGCACGGGCTTCCCGCCGCGGCGCGCAACCCGTACCCTCGCGGCGATGGACGAGCGCGCCGCCAACGACGGTTCCGAAGGCAGCGACGAGACGCTGATGCTGGCCTGGGCAGGCGGTGATGTCGCTGCGTTCGAGCGTCTGTACGCGCGCCATCGCCAGCGCCTGCACCGCTACCTGCTGCGCCTGCTGCGCGACCCCGGGCTGGCCGACGAAGTGTTCCAGGACACCTGGCAGCGCGTGATCGCCGCGCGCCGGGACTGGCGACCCGATGCCGGCTTTTCAACGTGGCTCTATCGCATCGCGCACAACCGCATGAACGATCACTGGCGGTCGATGCAGCATCGCCCGCCCGCGCCTGCGGATGCAGACCTGCGCACCGAACGCGTGGAGGATCCGGACACGCCGGAACGCAATCTGTCGGCGTTCGAATCGCGCCGCAGCCTGCAGCTGGCGCTGGATGCCCTGCCGCCCGAACAACGCGAGGTCCTGGTGCTGCGCCTGGAGCAGGAGCTCAGCCTCGAGGAGATCGGCGTGATCACCGGCGTCGGCCGCGAAACCGTCAAGTCGCGGCTGCGCTACGCCATGGACAAGCTGCGCCAGCGCTTGCAACCCGCCGATGGCGGTGACGGCCCTGCCGCGTCCGTTGCCGCGCAGGAGCGCCCGGCATGAGCCGCGTCCCTCCACCCGGAACCCCGCTGGACCACGAGGAGCGCGAGTTCGCGGCGTTGCTCGCGCGCGACCGGCCGTCCACCGGGCCGTCGCCCACGCTGGATGCCGCGATCCTGGCAACGGCACGCAAGGCGGCGCGCGACGAGACTGCCGTGGCGCCACGCCGTACCCGTCGCCCGCGCATGGCGTGGGCGACCGGTGCGGGTCTGGCGGCGTCGCTGGTGCTTGCCGTCGGCGTGGCTTGGCAGATCCGTCCGCAGGGCGACGCGATCGAAGTACCGGACGAAGCGCCGCGCGCGGCTGCGTCCCGCGACATGGGCGATGCCCCGTCACGCCCGGCGCCTGCCGCGGAGCTGCAGGTGGCGGCGCCCGCCAGCAGCGCACCAGCCGACACCACCCAGGACGCAGCGTCGCGCGCCGAGCCGCGACCGGCAGCCGCGCGGTCGATGGCCGCATCCGGCACACCTTCCGCACCGCCCGATGACGCAACGCCCGTGATGGAGATGCCGCCTGCTCCGCCAGCGCCACCGCCGCCGGCGCCTGTCGTGTTCGACGCGCCGGAGCCCACGGCCGCCGCTGTCGCTCCGCGACGCGAAGCCGGACAGCAGGCCGACGCCGAGCGCCTGCGCCGGGCCGAGGACGAAGCTGCAGACGCCGCGCAACGGCGTGCGATGCGCACGCCACAGGACGCGGCACGTCCCGCCGCGGCGGCAGCCGCGAAAGCAGCGCCCGCGCCTCCGCCGCCGGTGGAAGACGACCACGCGTACGACCAGCCGCTGGACGATGCCCCTCCGGCCTCGGCCGACGCCCCGGAAGTGCGCGAGGCGTGGCTGGCGCGCATCCGCGAGCTGGTGGCCGAAGAGCGCTACGCCGAGGCACGCGCCAGCTTTGACGAATTCCGCCGCCGCTATCCCGACGTGGCCGTGCCGCGCGACCTGCGGGTGCTGCTGCCGTAATGCGCACCACCCTGGCCGCGCCCGCGACCCACGAGATCCTCGTCCGCCACAGCCGCTTCCTCGCCCACGCCGCGCCGGTGGAATCGGCCGACGAAGCGGTCGCGTTCATGGCCGCCGTGTCGGTGCCCGATGCCACCCACAACTGCTGGGCGTGGCGGATCGGCGCCGGCTACCGCTCCAGCGACGATGGCGAACCCGCCGGCACCGCCGGTCGCCCGATCCTCGCCGCCATCGATGGCCAGGGGCTGGACGGCGTGGCGGTGGTGGTGACGCGCTGGTACGGCGGCATCAAGCTCGGCGCCGGCGGCCTGGTGCGCGCCTATGGCGGCGCGGCCGCCGAGTGCCTGCGCACGGCGCCGCGGCGCGACGTCATCGACATGGTGGAGCTGCGCGTGGCCTGCGGCTTCGCCGACTGCGGCGAAGTGCATGCGGCGCTTGCGGCATTCGCCGTCGAAAAGCTGGCGGAGACCTTCGACGCCGACGGTGCGCACTTCCATCTGCGGCTGCCTGTGGATGCCGTGGAAGGCTTCCGTACGCGGCTGCGCGACGCCACCCGCGACCGCGTGCGCATCGGCGACAATGGCTGATGGCCCGATTCTCGCAAACGTCCCGGCAGGCAAGCCCACCCCCCGCAGCCGACGGCAGCAACGCGCCACCCGGCGACACGACGCCCGTCGGCGACCGCAAGGCGCCGTTCGCAAGCCTGCGCGGCCTGCTGCCGTTCCTGGCGCGGCACAAGGGCCTGCTGGTGGCCTGGCTGCTCGCGCTGATCGCGTCCAGCACCGCCACGCTCAGCCTGCCGGTGGCGGTGCGCTTCATGATCGACCGCGGCTTTGCCAGCGGCTCCGGCATCGACGCCGCCTTCGGCCTGCTGCTTGCTGTCGCGGTGGCGCTGGCGCTGGCCACGGCGGCACGGTTCTTCTTCGTGTCGCTGCTCGGCGAGCGGGTGGTCGCCGACCTGCGCAACCAGCTGTACGGGCATCTGATCGGGCTGGACCAGGCCTTCTTCTCGCGCAGCCGCTCCGGCGAGCTGGTCTCGCGCCTCACGGCTGATACCGAGCTGCTGCGCAGCGTGGTGGCGACCAGCATGTCGGTGGCCCTGCGCAGCACGGTGATGGTGCTGGGCAGCGTGGCGATGATGGTGGTCACCAGCCCCAGGCTGGCGCTGTGGACCCTGGTCGGCATCCCGCTCTTCGTGCTGCCGCTGGTGCTGGGCGGCCGCCGCCTGCAGCGCATCTCGCGGCAGAGCCAGGACCGCATCGCCGATGCCAACGCACTCGCCAACGAGACCCTGGGCGCGGTGTCCACGGTGCAGGCACATGCCCGCGAGGAACACGAGCGCACGCGCTTCGGCGCCGCCGTGGCCATGTCGGTCGCGACCGCGCGTCGCCGCATCACCGTGCAGGCGATGGTGACTGCGGTCGCCATCACCGCGGTGTTCGGCGCGATCACGCTGGTGCTGTGGTCGGGCGCGCACGACGTGGCCGGCGGCACCATGACCGCGGGCACGCTAGGCCAGTTCGTGCTGTACGCGCTGTTCGGCGGCGGCTCGGTGGGCGCGCTGGCCGAGGTCTGGAACGAACTGCAGAAAGCCGCCGGCGGCATGGGGCGCATCAGCGAACTGCTTGACGAACGCGCGCTCGTCGCGACACCTGCAGCACCGGCCGTGCTGCCGCAGCCGGTGCGCGGCGAGGTCGCGCTGCGCGACGTCACCTTCCATTATCCGTCGCGCCCGGACATGCCGGCACTGCACGGCTTCACGCTGGCCGTGGCACCCGGCGAGACCGTCGCGCTGGTCGGCCCGTCGGGCGCCGGCAAGAGCACGGTGTTCTCGCTGCTGCTGCGCTTCTACGACCCGCAGTCGGGCACGCTGACGCTGGACGGCGTGGACCTGCGCACGCTCGACCCGCTCGCGCTGCGCGGCGCGATCGCCGTGGTGCCGCAGCAGCCGACGATCTTTGCCGCCAGCGCGCGCGACAACATCCGCTACGGCCGCCTGGAGGCCAGCGACGCCGAGGTGGAAGCCGCAGCGCGCGCTGCCGAGGCGCACGACTTCATCACCGCCCTGCCCGCCGGCTACGACGAACAGCTGGGTGAACGCGGCGCGCGCCTGTCCGGTGGCCAGCAGCAGCGCATCGCGATCGCCCGCGCATTGCTGCGCGACGCGCCGGTACTGCTGCTCGACGAAGCCACCTCCGCGCTCGACGCGCAGAGCGAGCGCGCCGTGCAGCACGCGCTGGAGCGGCTGATGGCCGGCCGCACCACGCTGGTGGTCGCGCATCGCCTGGCGACGGTGCTCAAGGCCGACCGCATCGTGGTGGTGGACGCCGGGCGCATCGTCGCCGAGGGCACCCACGCCGAGCTGATGGCGCAGAACGGGCTGTACGCGGAGCTCGCGCGGCTGCAGTTCCTGGATGTCCAGGGCGCGTCCGTCGACGCATAGCCGGTATCGCTGCGCGCGTCGAAGCGCGGCACGCACGGCGAGGATCTCAACCTGGAAGCGCGCGCTCGATGGCGGCGTGCGTCGCCAGTTCCGCCGGCAACGTACCCATCGCCAGGCCGTGCGCACCGCCCAGGCGACTGCGACAGAACGCCTCGGCCACGGGGCTGCCGGCGCGCAGCAGCACCGACGCCTGCAGCGCGAGCGCGAGGCGTTCGACCAGCAGGCGTGCGCCGGCCTCGCCCGCGTCCGGCAGGGCCTCGCGCAAGACCACGAGCGCGGCGTCCAGCGCCGGGTGCAGGCCACGCGCGGCGTCGACCTCGGCCAGCAGCGCCGCGCCGGCCTCCGGTTCGCGCGCCAGCGCACGCAGCACGTCGAGGCACTGGATGTTGCCGCTGCCCTCCCAGATCGAATTGAGCGGCGCCTGGCGGTACAGCCGCGGCAGCAGCGATTCCTCGATGTAGCCGGCGCCGCCCAGGCATTCCTGCGCTTCGTTGACCAGCGCCGGCGCGCGGCGACAGATCCAGTACTTGCCGACCGCGGTGGCGACGCGCGCGAATGCAGCCTCGCGCGGATCGTGAGGCGCGGCATCCACGGCCCGCGCCACGCGCATCGCCAGCGCCAGCGCGGCCTCGGATTCGATCGCCAGGTCGGCCAGCACGTTGCGCATCAGCGGCTGCTCCGCGAGGCGCTTGCCGAACGCGCTGCGGTGCCGGCAATGGTGGATCGCCTGCGCCAGCGCCATGCGCGTGCCGGCAGCGGAGCCGAGCATGCAGTCGAGGCGCGTGAGCATCACCATCTGCAGGATCGTCGCCACGCCGCGGCCCTCGTCGCCCACGCGCCACGCGGTCGCACCCTGGAATTCCACCTCCGACGACGCGTTCGACCAGTCGCCGAGCTTGTCCTTGAGGCGCATCAGCGTGAATGCGTTGCGGCCACCGTCGGGCAGGCGCCGCGGCATGAGGAAGCAGCTCAATCCACCCGCCGCCTGCGCCAGCACCAGGAAGCCGTCGGACATCGGCGCCGAGAAGAACCACTTGTGCCCGCGCAGCGCGTAGGCATCGCCCGCCACGGCATCGCCATCGGCGAGCGGCGTGGCGGTGGTGGTATTGGCGCGTACGTCGCTGCCGCCCTGCTTCTCGGTCATGCCCATGCCGATGGTGACGCCCGGCTTGGTGTGGATGGCGACATCCGACGCGTCGTAGCGGCAGCTCGCGACCTTGTCCGCCCACTCCCGCAGCGCCGGGGCCTGGCGCAGGGCCGGCACCGCGGCATGGGTCATGGTCAGCGGGCAGCTGGTACCGGGCTCCACCTGATGGTGCAGGTAGCTCAGCGCCGCGCGCGCGACGTGGGCACCCGCGCCGGGCTGCGCCCAGGACAGGCCGGCGACACCGTGCTCCACCGCGACCTGCATCAGCCGGTGGTAGTTGGGGTGGAACTCCACCACGTCGATGCGCTGGCCGAAGCGGTCGTGCGTGCGCAGCCGCGGGCGGTCGCGATGGGCGTCGTGCGACAGCGCCAGCAGCTCGCCGCCGGCGATCGCGCCATACCCGGCCACGCGCGACGCGAATGACGCCGCGCCCTCGCGCGCCAGCGCTTCGCGCAGGACGGCGTCATCGGCCCAGAGGTCGCGCGGCGCGAACTCCGGCGGCTGGTTGTCGACGACATGCGTGCCCATGGCGCGCTCCCCTCCGGGTGCTACGGGTCAGTCGGCTGCGCCGGTCCCGCGCGCCGGGGAGGTCAGCATGTGCTCCGGCACCACGCCACCGCGGCGCGGCTGCGGCCCCACGACGACCGTGGTCGCCTTGTTGGCGATGATGTACGGCTTCACGTCGTCGATGAAACGCAGCTTGCCGGTCGCGCGGTCCGCGAACTGCTTGGCGGTGATCCGCACGTGGCAGTTGAGGAACGGCCCGGCGATGTTGCGGCCCTTGGACACGTAGACGATGCGGCCGTCGCGGTCGCGGCCCAGCACCAGGCGCTCCTGCTTGCGGGTGGTGCTGTAGATCCAGCCGGGCTGGATGTCGGATTCAGGGATTGCCATGGGGGCTGTCCGCCTGGGTTCGGAAACGATGCACAGCGTAGTCGCAGCGGTGAAGGCATGCACGCCCCGGCGCGTCAGCTGACCGCTAGGGCCTGAAATGCGGCGGCATTCGGCGTGGCATGGCCGTGCGCGGTGTTGTCGAACACGACCCAGGCCGCGCTTCCGCGCGGCGTCGAGGCGACCACGCGCGCCGCGAGCGCGGCCAGCGCTTCGGCGTCGTAATCGCTGTAGTAGATCCGCGGCGCGCCATGCCAGCGCCAGTAGCGCAGCGACGGGTCGCCACCCGGTTCCGCCGCTGCCGCGACCGGCGCCGGATCCGCCGCAACCCGTGCGATGTGGTGCCGCTGCCACAGCGCGTCGACG
This Luteimonas sp. MC1572 DNA region includes the following protein-coding sequences:
- a CDS encoding ABC transporter transmembrane domain-containing protein codes for the protein MARFSQTSRQASPPPAADGSNAPPGDTTPVGDRKAPFASLRGLLPFLARHKGLLVAWLLALIASSTATLSLPVAVRFMIDRGFASGSGIDAAFGLLLAVAVALALATAARFFFVSLLGERVVADLRNQLYGHLIGLDQAFFSRSRSGELVSRLTADTELLRSVVATSMSVALRSTVMVLGSVAMMVVTSPRLALWTLVGIPLFVLPLVLGGRRLQRISRQSQDRIADANALANETLGAVSTVQAHAREEHERTRFGAAVAMSVATARRRITVQAMVTAVAITAVFGAITLVLWSGAHDVAGGTMTAGTLGQFVLYALFGGGSVGALAEVWNELQKAAGGMGRISELLDERALVATPAAPAVLPQPVRGEVALRDVTFHYPSRPDMPALHGFTLAVAPGETVALVGPSGAGKSTVFSLLLRFYDPQSGTLTLDGVDLRTLDPLALRGAIAVVPQQPTIFAASARDNIRYGRLEASDAEVEAAARAAEAHDFITALPAGYDEQLGERGARLSGGQQQRIAIARALLRDAPVLLLDEATSALDAQSERAVQHALERLMAGRTTLVVAHRLATVLKADRIVVVDAGRIVAEGTHAELMAQNGLYAELARLQFLDVQGASVDA
- a CDS encoding acyl-CoA dehydrogenase family protein: MGTHVVDNQPPEFAPRDLWADDAVLREALAREGAASFASRVAGYGAIAGGELLALSHDAHRDRPRLRTHDRFGQRIDVVEFHPNYHRLMQVAVEHGVAGLSWAQPGAGAHVARAALSYLHHQVEPGTSCPLTMTHAAVPALRQAPALREWADKVASCRYDASDVAIHTKPGVTIGMGMTEKQGGSDVRANTTTATPLADGDAVAGDAYALRGHKWFFSAPMSDGFLVLAQAAGGLSCFLMPRRLPDGGRNAFTLMRLKDKLGDWSNASSEVEFQGATAWRVGDEGRGVATILQMVMLTRLDCMLGSAAGTRMALAQAIHHCRHRSAFGKRLAEQPLMRNVLADLAIESEAALALAMRVARAVDAAPHDPREAAFARVATAVGKYWICRRAPALVNEAQECLGGAGYIEESLLPRLYRQAPLNSIWEGSGNIQCLDVLRALAREPEAGAALLAEVDAARGLHPALDAALVVLREALPDAGEAGARLLVERLALALQASVLLRAGSPVAEAFCRSRLGGAHGLAMGTLPAELATHAAIERALPG
- a CDS encoding VWA domain-containing protein, translated to MNRHTLATALAATLLLAACQSAKHEAAAPSAPPVIFDAPAPTTAMESGQQRAMAADAMARERVERTAAAAQRAYMPSPPPAPPMYAPPPANTEQYAARTDNPVQRVSEQPVSTFSVDVDTGSYSNVRRMLRRGVRPPADAVRAEEFINYFRHGHAAPASRDVPFRATIEIAPAPWNPKRHLMMVGLKGYDVPKAELPPANLVFLVDTSGSMHSEDKLPLLKQAFAALAAQLRAQDRVSIVAYAGSAGLVLPPTPGNRQGEIIAALERLQAGGSTNGGEGITLAYAMARQGFVAGGANRVILATDGDFNVGTVDRAALETLVGDQRKSGIALTTLGFGQGNYNDAMAERLADVGDGNHAYIDTVLEARKVLVEEMSATLLTIARDVKVQVEFNPAVVSEYRLVGYENRMLQREDFANDRVDAGDIGAGHEVTALYEVTLVGSGAERLPALRYGATQAQPARGDELAHLRLRYKRPGEDDSRLIEVPVRRDAIRAEASASMRFAATVAAFADALRGGRNIEGWDWDAIARSARASRGEDRWGLRAEFAELVEAGRIATGGDVARPAD
- a CDS encoding RNA polymerase sigma factor, whose amino-acid sequence is MDERAANDGSEGSDETLMLAWAGGDVAAFERLYARHRQRLHRYLLRLLRDPGLADEVFQDTWQRVIAARRDWRPDAGFSTWLYRIAHNRMNDHWRSMQHRPPAPADADLRTERVEDPDTPERNLSAFESRRSLQLALDALPPEQREVLVLRLEQELSLEEIGVITGVGRETVKSRLRYAMDKLRQRLQPADGGDGPAASVAAQERPA
- a CDS encoding YigZ family protein; protein product: MRTTLAAPATHEILVRHSRFLAHAAPVESADEAVAFMAAVSVPDATHNCWAWRIGAGYRSSDDGEPAGTAGRPILAAIDGQGLDGVAVVVTRWYGGIKLGAGGLVRAYGGAAAECLRTAPRRDVIDMVELRVACGFADCGEVHAALAAFAVEKLAETFDADGAHFHLRLPVDAVEGFRTRLRDATRDRVRIGDNG
- a CDS encoding EAL domain-containing protein encodes the protein MQAVLDLPIVATPREGDLAGLADVLAQSLPTGSGVVVCWSDPRIGVGMSAVEGVPAALRAHALALTGGEAHAGDGAAIDEAWSSGGASLAIAARLPEPLTPASLDAWRALARRVVTATLSAAQGEARIASLQKSERLQQALYEIADVAGSGLDMQDVLARIHGVVGGLMSAENFYIVLYDDVRETVRFLYFADQRDPWVAEPDTEIALSDIPNSLTVAMLRHGQPLLGPSARIRRQLNVDRDQFHGPDSADWLGVPMRRDSRVSGAIVVQSYDKPDCYSDEDRVLLEFVAQHILTALDRKHAHAELERRVDARTRELQRANQVLQAEIVERQRAERLQRALFRISELSVTAGSVERFYADLHAVVGELLYARNFYIAMVSADGKHIEFPYSVDERDVVRRRRRMTKGLSEYVIEHGRALLADRARIAELEASGELRHHGSLAYCWLGVPLSRDGVVVGVIAVQSYSPDIGFSGRDQGLLTFVADHIGGALARKRTQEHLKAAHAELESRVEARTRELESANRELRAQVGERLRAEERLIHQARHDHLTGLPNRTYLLESLDTAVAETRSQARGPFAVLFLDLDRFKLVNDSVGHAAGDEMLVEAGRRIGSMLRDGDVVARLGGDEFAVLLADAADGDVAQGVAARILAALGEPMWIAGRELFPSASVGIALWQPRYRHGEDLLRDADAAMYRAKARGRDRSELFDENMRAEATRLLDLEADLRRAILTDAFEPYFQPIVDLSNGEVVGHEALLRWNHEQRGPLQPSEFIGVGEDSGLIEQVDWLLYRRVFEWMTRVQRGHVSINVSPRHFHSENFAERLLQMLDDAGADPARLRIEITEVALLDDAPRALRMLNSLRERGVLALLDDFGTGFSALSYLHRFPIHALKIDQSFVAGLDGEMHPESLALVRAILVLARTLGIQTVGEGVETTAQAQTLKQLGCTYGQGYLFGRPLPAPATGHRPR